A genomic region of Solanum dulcamara chromosome 2, daSolDulc1.2, whole genome shotgun sequence contains the following coding sequences:
- the LOC129880474 gene encoding AAA-ATPase At3g50940-like — protein sequence MFSPLSKMPSTTSVLSAYTTLTASAVLVRSLVSEVQNMTNQLIPKNLQDKILSKVGIFMGNISSQITLIIEENNGITPNEIFEASKLYLGTIVSVQRVKISKAEKEKKFSVNISKDEKMIDTFEGVELIWELKIVESQKTNCDGGYLSLENVEQIWYELSFLRSHKEMVLKTYLPFVLERSKSIKEEKKVIKLSPLGYGYESVNLDHPSTFDTLAMDPEEKKKVMDDLERFVRRRDYYRRVGKAWKRGYLLYGPPGTGKSSLIAAMANYLKFDIYDMELSSMGGNTDFRRMLVSTNNRSIIVIEDIDCTIQLHNRNDGAHNYNDSESQVTLSGLLNFIDGLWSSCGDERIIVFTTNFKERLDPALIRPGRMDMHIHMSYCTPSGFKILASNYLGLENHYKFHEIEELITEVNVTPAEIAEELMKSDEADIALDGLIKFINKKKEDCKEKIVVENEVDEKGDEMNKEEIETKETRKRKGNSRRGGRSKRKIF from the exons ATGTTTTCTCCTCTTTCAAAAATGCCTTCAACAACATCAGTGCTATCAGCATATACAACTTTGACTGCTTCAGCAGTTCTAGTTAGAAGTTTAGTCTCTGAAGTTCAGAACATGACAAACCAACTTATACCCAAAAATCTCCAAGACAAAATCTTGTCTAAAGTTGGAATCTTTATGGGAAATATCTCTTCCCAAATTACCCTCATAATTGAGGAAAACAATGGTATCACTCCAAATGAAATCTTTGAAGCTTCTAAATTATACTTGGGCACTATAGTTTCAGTACAAAGggtcaaaatttccaaggcagagaaagaaaagaaattttcAGTCAACATTAGCAAAGATGAGAAAATGATTGATACATTTGAAGGAGTGGAACTCATTTGGGAGCTCAAAATTGTGGAAAGTCAGAAGACAAATTGTGATGGTGGCTACTTGTCTTTAGAAAATGTCGAACAAATATGGTATGAACTCAGTTTCCTTAGGAGTCACAAGGAAATGGTGTTGAAAACTTACTTGCCATTTGTTCTTGAAAGATCAAAATCCataaaagaggaaaagaaggtgatAAAACTTTCTCCACTTGGTTATGGTTATGAAAGTGTGAATCTTGATCATCCGTCGACTTTTGATACACTAGCAATGGATCctgaagagaagaagaaagtgaTGGATGATTTAGAAAGATttgttaggagaagagattaTTATAGAAGAGTTGGAAAGGCATGGAAAAGGGGATATTTGTTGTATGGACCACCAGGAACAGGCAAATCTAGCTTGATTGCAGCTATGGCtaattatctaaaatttgaCATATATGATATGGAACTTTCTAGCATGGGCGGTAACACTGATTTCAGAAGAATGTTAGTCTCTACCAACAACAGATCAATTATTGTTATTGAGGACATTGATTGTACCATTCAACTACACAACAGAAATGATGGTGCACACAATTACAATGATAGTGAGAGTCAG GTTACACTTTCTGGATTGCTAAACTTCATTGATGGGCTATGGTCAAGTTGTGGAGATGAAAGAATAATTGTGTTCACTACCAACTTTAAAGAAAGACTAGACCCTGCATTGATAAGGCCAGGAAGAATGGACATGCACATTCACATGTCCTACTGCACTCCGAGTGGATTCAAGATCCTTGCTTCCAACTACCTTGGCCTTGAAAATCACTATAAATTCCACGAAATAGAAGAGCTTATAACTGAAGTGAATGTGACACCAGCAGAGATTGCAGAAGAGCTGATGAAAAGTGATGAAGCAGACATTGCACTTGATGGACTAATTAAGTTCatcaacaagaagaaagaagattgcaaagagaaaattgttgtagaAAATGAAGTTGATGAGAAAGGAGATGAAATGAACAAGGAAGAAATAGAGACCAAAGAGACGAGGAAGCGTAAGGGGAATTCAAGGAGGGGAGGAAGAAGCAAGCGTAAAATTTTCTAA